One Corvus moneduloides isolate bCorMon1 chromosome Z, bCorMon1.pri, whole genome shotgun sequence genomic window carries:
- the RPS23 gene encoding 40S ribosomal protein S23, with protein sequence MGKCRGLRTARKLRSHRRDQKWHDKQYKKAHLGTALKANPFGGASHAKGIVLEKVGVEAKQPNSAIRKCVRVQLIKNGKKITAFVPNDGCLNFIEENDEVLVAGFGRKGHAVGDIPGVRFKVVKVANVSLLALYKGKKERPRS encoded by the exons ATGG GGAAGTGCCGAGGCCTCCGCACCGCTCGGAAGCTGCGCAGCCACCGCCGGGACCAGAAGTGGCACGACAAGCAGTACAAGAAGGCGCACCTGGGCACGGCGCTGAAGGCCAACCCCTTCGGGGGCGCTTCCCACGCCAAGGGCATCGTGCTGGAGAAAGT TGGCGTTGAAGCCAAGCAGCCCAACTCTGCCATCAGGAAATGCGTCAGGGTCCAGCTCATTAAGAAcggaaaaaaaatcacagcttttgTCCCCAACGATGGGTGCCTGAACTTCATCGAG GAGAACGACGAGGTGCTGGTGGCTGGCTTCGGGCGCAAGGGCCACGCCGTGGGCGACATCCCGGGCGTGCGCTTCAAGGTGGTCAAGGTGGCCAACGTGTCCCTGCTGGCCCTCTacaaggggaagaaggagagacCCAGGTCATAA